DNA from Fodinibius salicampi:
GGACTTGACGGATAAACTGGCCGGGGGTAAAACCGATAAACTTTTTGAATGTCTTTTCCAGGTAACGCCGGCTTACATCCTCATAATCACATAGGTCTTTAACTTTCAATATGCCCTTTTTTTCATAAATATAATCGATTACCACATCCAAATGGGTATATTCCGTCATATTGGGTACTTTCCGGAGCATAAAATCGCTAAGTAGTAATAGTCGGCTTTCAGTGGATTTGGTTTGAATGAGTTGTTGCCAAATCTGGTTTGCCTCCTCACCAATTACCTGATCCAGAGAAATAAAATCATTTTGGATGTCAGCTAAATAGATACCGAAAAGCTTGTAGGTAGCTGTGGGCTTTAAAGCAATACCGTAATACAACAAGGGGATGTCACTGTCAAAAGAAAAGGTGGGGAAATACTGTCCGCCCAAAGCATATTTTGGAAACTTTCGAATACCGTTTACCCCTTTAATACGTGGATTCCCTTTCAGAACAATGGTGATGGTGCCCATTCCCATCGGGATAACCCGATTTTCTTCGAAGGTGCTTGGCCTCGGTATATTGATCTCATAGATGCGCTTTACAAAGTGGGATAATTCCTTTGGTGGCAAGATAAATTCATGCATAAGTCAGTACATTCTTTCTCAGAGTATATTTTTGTACTAGATATAGAATCATTTTTTTGATTTCCCTATAAGATATTTCTACTCTCTTCCGTGCGTACAATCACAGAATATTTTTGCGTTTATTTGTAGTACAAAATCCTAGGCA
Protein-coding regions in this window:
- a CDS encoding helix-turn-helix domain-containing protein translates to MHEFILPPKELSHFVKRIYEINIPRPSTFEENRVIPMGMGTITIVLKGNPRIKGVNGIRKFPKYALGGQYFPTFSFDSDIPLLYYGIALKPTATYKLFGIYLADIQNDFISLDQVIGEEANQIWQQLIQTKSTESRLLLLSDFMLRKVPNMTEYTHLDVVIDYIYEKKGILKVKDLCDYEDVSRRYLEKTFKKFIGFTPGQFIRQVRFNFTCSEIAAADTDGDVDQILMKFGYYDRSHFMKKFKKYHSDDLSVLTGDNPSLFKTVFSRIMRSDSENSYHP